In Pseudomonas sp. Leaf58, one DNA window encodes the following:
- a CDS encoding heavy metal response regulator transcription factor, translating to MRVLIIEDEEKTADYLHRGLSEQGFTVDLARDGVDGLHLALEGDYAVVVLDVMLPGLDGYGVLRALRARKQTPVIMLTARERVEDRIHGLREGADDYLGKPFSFLELVARLQALTRRSNSHEPLQVQVGDLWIDLIARKASRAGQRLELTAKEFSLLSVLARRQGEILSKTAIAELVWDINFDSDANVVEVAIKRLRAKLDGPFDNKLLHTIRGMGYVLENRAG from the coding sequence ATGCGCGTGCTGATCATCGAAGACGAAGAGAAAACCGCCGACTACCTGCATCGCGGCCTGAGCGAACAGGGTTTTACCGTCGACCTGGCGCGGGACGGCGTCGATGGCCTGCACCTGGCGCTAGAGGGTGACTACGCGGTTGTCGTGCTGGATGTGATGCTACCCGGCCTGGACGGTTATGGCGTGCTGCGCGCCTTGCGCGCGCGCAAGCAGACACCGGTGATCATGCTGACCGCCCGCGAACGGGTCGAAGACCGCATTCATGGCCTGCGCGAGGGTGCCGACGACTACCTGGGCAAACCATTCTCCTTCCTCGAGCTGGTCGCCCGCCTGCAGGCCCTGACCCGCCGTAGCAACAGCCATGAACCGCTGCAGGTGCAGGTTGGTGACCTGTGGATCGACCTGATAGCACGCAAGGCCAGCCGTGCCGGCCAGCGCCTGGAGCTGACTGCCAAGGAGTTCTCGCTACTAAGCGTACTGGCCCGCCGGCAGGGCGAAATTTTGTCGAAGACGGCGATTGCCGAGCTGGTTTGGGACATCAACTTCGACAGTGACGCCAACGTCGTCGAAGTGGCAATCAAGCGCCTGCGCGCCAAGCTGGACGGGCCGTTTGACAACAAGCTGCTGCACACCATCCGAGGCATGGGCTATGTCCTGGAAAACCGCGCGGGGTAA
- a CDS encoding heavy metal sensor histidine kinase has product MSWKTARGNSIALRLSALFILVALGVFLLIGSALYRQVERSLDLLPQAELDARFSVLESTLNRFGTPEHWAKISNKLNLLSEEDKRIRFWVVSSDPAYEYGHPSQLVRAFAEGAQGMHDLRLPDRPYPYKVLVSALPALGERPPLRFLIGIDTETFWQAQHSLLVAIVGLAVLGVLLASLLGYWVARIGLRPLLALSTEAQALAPPRLDGRLQTQALAPELAQFAGAFNAALDRVSQAYSRLEAFNADVAHELRSPLTNLIGQTQVALTRGRSAEHYFEVLQSNLEELERLRSIINDMLFLASADQGSKATALTQASLAEEVATTLDYLDYILEDAQVSVCVSGDAQAPIEKAQLRRALINLLNNAVQHTAPHQVIHVQIDAGPEQVSIAVSNPGPAIDDEHLPLLFERFYRVDVARSNSGGGNHGLGLAIVKAIAVMHGGEVFVRSAAGANTFGISLPAHS; this is encoded by the coding sequence ATGTCCTGGAAAACCGCGCGGGGTAATTCCATCGCGCTGCGTTTGTCGGCGCTGTTCATTCTGGTGGCGCTGGGCGTATTCCTGCTGATCGGCTCGGCGCTGTACCGCCAGGTCGAGCGCAGCCTCGACCTGCTGCCGCAGGCTGAGCTGGACGCACGCTTCAGCGTGCTCGAGTCCACCCTCAACCGCTTCGGTACGCCGGAGCACTGGGCCAAGATCAGCAACAAGCTCAACCTGCTCAGCGAAGAGGACAAACGCATACGCTTCTGGGTGGTCAGCAGCGACCCGGCTTATGAATACGGCCACCCCAGCCAGTTGGTGCGTGCGTTCGCCGAAGGTGCACAAGGCATGCACGACCTGCGCCTGCCCGACCGCCCCTACCCGTACAAAGTGCTGGTCAGCGCGCTGCCAGCGCTGGGCGAGCGGCCGCCACTGCGCTTTCTGATCGGCATTGACACCGAAACCTTCTGGCAGGCCCAACACAGCCTGCTGGTGGCGATTGTCGGGTTGGCGGTGCTCGGTGTGCTGCTGGCCTCGCTGCTGGGTTACTGGGTGGCGCGCATCGGCCTACGCCCACTGCTGGCGTTGTCCACCGAAGCCCAGGCCCTGGCCCCGCCGCGCCTGGATGGGCGCCTGCAAACCCAGGCCCTGGCCCCGGAACTGGCGCAGTTCGCCGGCGCCTTCAACGCCGCGCTCGACCGGGTCAGCCAGGCCTACTCAAGGCTGGAGGCGTTCAACGCCGATGTCGCCCACGAACTGCGCTCGCCGCTGACCAACCTGATCGGCCAAACCCAAGTGGCGCTGACCCGCGGGCGCAGTGCCGAGCACTACTTCGAAGTGCTGCAATCGAACCTGGAAGAGCTGGAGCGCCTGCGCAGTATCATCAACGACATGCTGTTCCTGGCCAGTGCCGACCAGGGCAGCAAGGCCACTGCCCTGACTCAGGCCTCGCTGGCCGAAGAGGTGGCGACCACCCTGGATTACCTGGACTACATTCTCGAAGACGCGCAGGTCAGCGTGTGCGTGAGCGGCGACGCCCAAGCGCCCATCGAAAAAGCGCAGTTGCGCCGGGCACTGATCAACCTGTTGAACAACGCGGTGCAGCACACTGCGCCGCACCAGGTAATCCACGTGCAGATCGACGCCGGGCCGGAACAGGTCAGCATCGCCGTCAGCAACCCCGGGCCGGCAATTGACGATGAGCACCTGCCTTTGCTGTTCGAGCGCTTCTACCGGGTGGATGTAGCGCGCAGCAACAGTGGTGGAGGTAACCATGGGTTGGGCCTGGCGATCGTCAAGGCGATTGCCGTGATGCATGGCGGGGAGGTGTTCGTGCGCAGTGCGGCGGGGGCCAATACCTTCGGAATCAGCCTGCCGGCTCATAGCTGA